The Pagrus major chromosome 10, Pma_NU_1.0 genome contains a region encoding:
- the irs4b gene encoding insulin receptor substrate 2-B yields the protein MANFTNYQEGKAAMLMVETQQRDAGTKSAAATANGDGPVGEPPSPLINIGGGGGGGGGGSRFHHLPPSNHLHHQHLSLHHPPKDQQQQQHHHYQLAPQQQQHLSGENIAESPGRKASSSSLSQVHAAEDPAASSAASGSSSGSGHVYAAVSVASTSDVVDDIRKCGYLRKQKHGHKRFFVLRAASHLGPSRLEYYDSEKKFRNSLRSAAAAAASGGAVAPSPPKRVIYLYQCFTVNKRADSKNKHLIALYTKDEYFAIVAENEQEQEDWYVAVSELMSEGKKGHLDSDDLDDGYGTVTPGTVFKEVWQVNVKPKGLGQTKNLTGVYRLCLSTKTIHLVKLNSETPCVNLQLMNIRRCGHSESFFFIEVGRSSSIGPGEIWMQVDDSVVAQNMHETILETMKALKAFAEFRPRSKSQSSGSNPMPFITTRRHLGNLPPSQTGLQRRSRTESVVGTPPSSKSSGASGYRFRTSSEGEGTMNRPFRSATGSLVHLNSARAHHGRQEGGASSSGSGVATGNAGTSTGSGRYVRAIPGSSSTYHARSASLPVSHFPSTTSPVSVSSSSGHGSVSDTLTRPSSASICGSPSDGGFNSSDEYGSSPGDFRYFRVRSNTPDSLGNTPPIREENCLNDYMAMGWNREVFGAGGGSGNNSGGDTPRDESTSTTEDERLSTSSSSSLRRRTHSFSRPAGGATSGSGVAVYQKMTQTNFSLEEGSDIVLPFGSGLLRGGPSSSSSSLRSDYSSCSEHSQQSRPSTLSRTEAGGERPPLSSSSSAKEDSGYMPMMCGVAASPRDTPPDYMPMQPSSYSHPISHSPQFHSPALGPRSAHHHPQLQSQSSTDSHGYMMMLPGGSGSSPSPGQASPSPHSSSSTAGASGGDSIAERPENGEYMDMSYSSSGGRKLSNEGSGGYYTPGTPENTPKSYSPYFSLPRSYKAPTRERDEKEYGEYVPMSSPAKPVYSSVATASMSTPEKRGGGGSSTSTPSHPPPPYGAHHTTTAMADRRVVRPNRLPLGRRSFHGPLRVSEPSTASAGTSTSVPATVSSSEGPSSPGEYINIEFGDHYPHQQQPPAYPLSAQDEAPSQGSSDHCRSPPQPQTHQDYMSVEVGGDQQDSAGCLGKNQSPRPSLVAPWNPPSYIRPLASNPGALASPGVPAGGHWRSMGDDYTDMTFNLSRGERTQTSPTAMLQHLCVMEGHYGHAPSASSSSISPPLPPSSPGRAPTQQLEPKVVRADPQGRRRHSSETFSSTSSSNSTPSGGGLGSSSSAAHPTLVNPTAPNGSYLTEGQASRWASSASFDSVWVSLEGSGDSPAHHAPVRSQEMGASSSSSSGAGAGRMCRNMSVGYQNGLNYIALELREDGSNMGAVTSGAGSSNGSSAAVAAAGTVPLLENGAYASIDFTKSDGVTTTTKD from the exons ATGGCGAATTTCACGAATTACCAGGAAGGCAAGGCGGCGATGTTGATGGTGGAGACGCAGCAGCGGGACGCGGGGACGAAATCCGCGGCCGCCACCGCAAACGGAGACGGCCCGGTCGGGGAACCCCCTTCCCCGTTAATTAATatcggcggcggcggcggcggaggaggaggcggctCTCGCTTCCATCATTTACCGCCCTCCAACCACCTCCACCATCAACACCTCAGCCTCCACCACCCGCCAAAGgatcaacaacagcagcagcaccatcaCTACCAGCTGGccccgcagcagcagcagcatctttcCGGAGAAAACATCGCAGAGTCCCCGGGCAGGAAAGCCTCCTCCTCGTCCCTCAGCCAGGTACACGCCGCCGAGGACCCCGCCGCTTCCTCCGCCGctagcggcagcagcagcggcagcggccATGTATACGCGGCTGTGAGCGTCGCTAGCACGTCGGACGTTGTGGACGATATACGCAAATGTGGCTATTTAAGAAAGCAAAAACACGGACACAAGAGGTTTTTCGTGCTCCGGGCGGCCAGCCACCTCGGGCCGAGCCGCCTGGAGTACTACGACAGCGAGAAGAAATTCAGGAACAGCCTGCGCTCTGCCGCCGCGGCCGCCGCCAGCGGCGGAGCGGTCGCCCCTTCTCCCCCGAAAAGGGTTATTTACCTCTACCAGTGCTTCACGGTAAACAAAAGGGCGGAttccaaaaacaaacacctcATTGCCCTTTATACTAAGGACGAGTACTTTGCCATTGTGGCGGAGAACGAGCAGGAGCAAGAGGACTGGTACGTGGCTGTCAGTGAGCTGATGAGTGAGGGCAAAAAAGGGCACTTGGATTCAGATGATTTGGATGATGGGTACGGCACGGTCACCCCCGGTACTGTGTTCAAAGAGGTGTGGCAGGTGAATGTGAAGCCTAAAGGACTGGGTCAAACTAAAAACCTCACAGGTGTTTACCGGCTTTGCCTCTCAACTAAAACCATTCACCTCGTTAAGTTGAACTCTGAAACTCCCTGTGTCAACCTCCAGTTGATGAATATCAGACGCTGTGGACACTCGGAGAGCTTTTTCTTCATCGAGGTGGGTCGCTCCTCCTCCATCGGGCCGGGAGAGATATGGATGCAGGTGGATGATTCAGTCGTGGCCCAAAACATGCACGAGACCATTTTGGAGACGATGAAAGCCCTGAAGGCTTTTGCAGAGTTTCGGCCCAGGAGTAAGAGCCAGTCGTCAGGCTCCAACCCCATGCCGTTTATCACAACGCGGCGCCACCTGGGCAACCTGCCACCAAGCCAGACGGGACTGCAGCGGCGGTCGAGGACAGAGTCAGTTGTTGGCACGCCGCCGTCAAGTAAGAGCTCTGGGGCGAGTGGTTATCGCTTCAGGACATCCAGTGAGGGCGAGGGGACGATGAACCGGCCCTTCCGCTCTGCCACAGGAAGTCTGGTTCACCTTAACTCTGCACGTGCTCATCATGGCCGCCAGGAAGGCGGtgccagcagcagtggaagtggCGTTGCCACAGGAAATGCTGGCACGAGCACTGGCAGCGGACGCTATGTCAGAGCCATCCCGGGTTCTTCGTCCACCTACCACGCCCGCTCTGCCTCGCTGCCAGTCTCCCACTtcccctccaccaccagcccAGTGAGCGTCTCCTCCAGCAGCGGCCACGGCTCAGTCTCCGACACTCTCACCCGCCCATCAAGCGCCTCGATATGCGGCTCTCCGTCTGACGGCGGCTTCAACTCGTCAGATGAGTATGGCTCCAGTCCTGGTGATTTCCGGTACTTCCGGGTGCGGAGTAACACGCCCGACTCCCTCGGCAACACGCCGCCAATCAGAGAAGAGAACTGTCTAAACGATTACATGGCCATGGGCTGGAACCGAGAGGTGTTTGGCGCAGGCGGTGGCTCTGGAAACAACAGCGGAGGTGACACGCCACGAGATGAGAGCACGTCGACAACAGAGGATGAGCGCTTGTCtacatcatcttcatcatcactgaGGAGGAGGACTCACTCTTTCTCCAGACCAGCCGGTGGTGCAACCAGCGGTTCTGGAGTGGCGGTTTACCAGAAAATGACCCAGACCAACTTCTCATTGGAGGAGGGGTCAGATATTGTGTTGCCATTCGGGAGTGGGCTGCTCCGCGGCGGCCcgtcatcctcctcttcctccctccgcTCTGACTACAGCTCCTGCTCCGAGCACAGCCAGCAGAGCCGTCCCTCCACGCTCTCCCGGACGGAGGCCGGTGGCGAGCGCCCgcccctttcctcctcctcctctgccaaGGAAGACAGCGGCTACATGCCTATGATGTGTGGCGTGGCCGCGTCGCCACGGGACACTCCTCCCGACTACATGCCTATGCAACCCAGCTCTTACTCTCATCCCATCTCCCACTCTCCTCAGTTTCACAGTCCAGCTTTAGGTCCCCGTTCAGCCCACCATCACCCCCAGCTCCAGTCCCAATCCTCCACAGACTCCCACGGCTACATGATGATGCTCCCAGGCGGCAGTGGCAGCTCCCCGTCTCCTGGGCAGGCCTCCCCCAGCCCTCACAGTAGCTCCAGCACGGCAGGTGCCAGTGGGGGTGACAGCATAGCAGAGAGGCCAGAGAATGGAGAATATATGGACATGTCATACAGCAGCAGCGGGGGGCGCAAGCTCTCAAATGAAGGGAGCGGTGGGTATTACACCCCTGGCACACCCGAGAATACCCCAAAATCTTACAGCCCTTatttctccctccctcgctcctaCAAGGCCCCCACcagagagagggatgagaaGGAGTATGGGGAGTATGTTCCTATGAGTTCTCCTGCCAAGCCAGTATATTCATCAGTTGCCACAGCTTCCATGTCAACCCCAGAGaagaggggtggaggaggaagtaGCACCTCCACTCCCTCTCACCCACCGCCGCCTTATGGAGCTCACCATACGACCACAGCGATGGCCGACCGGCGCGTGGTGAGGCCCAACCGCCTCCCTTTAGGCCGAAGAAGTTTCCACGGTCCGCTGCGGGTTAGTGAGCCCTCCACAGCATCTGCAGGCACCTCCACCTCGGTCCCTGCCACTGTCAGCTCATCTGAAGGGCCCTCCAGCCCCGGAGAGTATATTAACATTGAGTTTGGGGATCACTACCCCCACCAACAACAGCCCCCCGCCTACCCTCTCTCTGCCCAAGACGAAGCGCCTTCCCAGGGGTCCAGCGACCACTGTCGCTCCCCTCCCCAGCCCCAAACTCACCAGGACTATATGAGTGTGGAGGTCGGGGGAGACCAGCAGGACAGCGCTGGGTGTCTGGGTAAAAACCAGTCCCCCAGACCCAGCCTTGTTGCTCCCTGGAACCCACCCAGCTATATCCGACCCCTGGCTAGCAATCCTGGGGCGCTGGCCTCCCCTGGAGTCCCTGCCGGAGGTCACTGGCGGTCAATGGGGGACGACTACACGGACATGACCTTTAACCTCAGCAGAGGTGAGAGGACGCAAACGAGCCCCACAGCCATGCTGCAGCATCTCTGTGTGATGGAGGGACACTACGGCCACGctccctccgcctcctcctcatccatttcccctcctctccctccgtcGAGCCCGGGCAGGGCGCCGACACAGCAGCTGGAACCCAAGGTGGTACGGGCCGACCCGCAaggcaggaggagacacagCTCTGAGAcgttctcctccacctcctcctctaatTCAACTCCCTCTGGAGGAGGACTCGGCTCCTCATCCTCAGCCGCCCACCCCACGCTGGTCAACCCCACGGCCCCCAACGGATCTTACCTAACGGAGGGTCAGGCTTCCAGATGGGCCAGCTCGGCGTCTTTTGACAGCGTGTGGGTGTCCTTGGAGGGTTCAGGGGACTCGCCTGCTCACCACGCTCCAGTAAGATCCCAAGAAATGGGcgcttcatcctcctcctcctcggggGCTGGAGCAGGGAGAATGTGCAGGAACATGTCTGTGGGCTACCAGAACGGCCTGAACTACATTGCCTTGGAGCTGAGGGAGGACGGGAGTAATATGGGAGCCGTGACGTCGGGAGCCGGTAGCAGCAACGGGAGCTCGGCGGCAGTGGCGGCGGCGGGGACGGTGCCTCTGCTGGAGAACGGAGCCTATGCCAGTATAGACTTCACCAAATCAGATGGAGTCACCACGACAACCAAGG ACTGA